The following coding sequences are from one Nicotiana tabacum cultivar K326 chromosome 1, ASM71507v2, whole genome shotgun sequence window:
- the LOC142180301 gene encoding putative vacuolar membrane protein YML018C yields the protein MCYGLFTVLLKKFAGEEGKGVDMQKLFGYIGLCTLVTMWWLVWPLTALGIEPKFTIPHSAKLDEVVLANGLVGSVLSDYFWALCVVWTTPLVATLGMSLTIPLAMVADMVIHGRHYSAIYILGSAQVTIY from the exons ATGTGTTATGGGCTGTTCACTG TGCTTCTTAAAAAGTTTGCTGGCGAGGAAGGAAAAGGAGTAGATATGCAAAAATTGTTCGGTTACATAGGGTTGTGTACCCTTGTGACCATGTGGTGGCTTG TATGGCCGTTGACAGCCCTAGGTATTGAACCCAAGTTCACAATACCTCATTCTGCTAAATTGGATGAAGTTGTTTTGGCCAATGGACTTGTAGGAAGTGTTCTCTCGGATTACTTTTG GGCACTGTGTGTTGTTTGGACAACTCCATTAGTTGCAACCTTGGGCATGTCTCTCACAATTCCACTTGCGATGGTGGCTGACATGGTGATTCATGGACGTCATTATTCTGCTATTTACATTCTTGGCTCAGCACAGGTAACAATCTATTAA
- the LOC142162628 gene encoding uncharacterized protein LOC142162628, whose translation MNLYVDIECPEKPENAIYDQVKAYVKWVKADEMVRCYILASMANVLQHQHQFMGFAYDMLESLKEMFGEQNRAAKQTTMKALWNTKMAEGSSVRDHVLKMMSLLNDMEVLGAVIDKESQVEMVL comes from the exons ATGAATTTATATGTTGACATAG AGTGCCCAGAAAAACCTGAAAATGCTATTTATGATCAGGTTAAGGCCTATGTCAAATGGGTTAAGGCTGATGAGATGGTGCGATGTTACATTCTTGCCTCTATGGCGAATGTTTTGCAACATCAACATCAGTTTATGGGGTTTGCTTATGATATGCTCGAAAGTCTCAAAGAGATGTTCGGTGAGCAAAATCGTGCAGCTAAGCAAACAACCATGAAAGCCCTTTGGAACACCAAGATGGCTGAAGGATCATCGGTCAGGGACCATGTTCTGAAGATGATGAGTCTTTTGAATGATATGGAGGTCCTTGGAGCTGTGATTGATAAAGAGTCTCAAGTTGAGATGGTCTTGTAG